The segment TTTGTGACCGAATTTTCAGAAACTTCAGAAAGTGATTCGTAAATTATTGTATATTATATCATTTGCATCTCTTTTTATGGTTGTTCCAGTAGTCTTACAGGCAGCTGTAAAGGATTTTGTCGTTGTGATTGATGCTGGGCATGGAGGAAAAGATCCAGGTGCACGGGGGAAAATCATCAATGAAAAAGCAATAAATTTATCTATCGCTTTGAAATTGGGGAAACTTATTGCGAGTAAACATTCCGATGTGAGGATTGTTTATACGCGTAGTACTGACAAATTTGTAGAACTGGATGAACGGGCCGAAATAGCCAATCGGAACAAAGCCGATTTGTTTATATCCATTCATACGAACTCAGTAGCTAAGGGTAATCAGGCAAAAGGAACTGAAACATATACGTTAGGTTTGGCCCGTACGGAAGAAAATCTGGCAGTCGCTATGCGGGAAAATTCAGCTATCTTGTTAGAGGATAATTACGAACAGAAATATGAGGGATTTGATCCTAATTCAACGGAATCATATATCATATTTGAGTTTATCCAGAATAAACACATGCAGCAGAGTATTGCATTAGCCTCCGACATACAAACGTGTTTCGCTTCTTCCAGGCGAGATGACAGAGGTGTCAGACAGGCCGGTTTTCTGGTTTTGAGAAAGACCAGTATGCCAAGCGTCCTGATTGAAGTGGGCTTTATCTCAAATAGAGAAGAAGAACGTTACTTGGCTTCAGAATCCGGACAACAACAGCTGGCCAAGGCTATATCAAATGCTTTTGACCGCTATAAACGGGAATATGATGCCCGCCAGGGTACTTCGTTTGGAAAAAGCTGGGATGTTGTGGAGCCAGCGGCGGATGATTATGCTGCAGACTTTGCTTCTTCTGCTACCGATTATGATACAGATGATAATCCGCCGGCAGGAAGTGAGGAAGATATACTGAGAAAGAAGAAGGCACGTATGGCCGCTCAGTCAGATTCAAAAAGAAACAGTGAACAGCAGATTTCGAATCAGACCTCTTCGGGAACTTTATATAAGATTCAAATTCTGACATCTGATAAGAAGTTATCGGCTAATTCCCGCTTGTTCAAAGGGTACGAACCTGTTGAGTGTGTAGAAGGAAGGCGATTTTATAAATACTTTTACGGGTCAACGTCCAGTTACAACGAAATAAAGAAATTGTGGCGTAGCGTTGTAAAAGACTTTAAAGACGCTTATATTGTCGTTTTTAAGGATGGAAAACAAGTAAATAATTAATTTGAAACTAAAAAAATAACAGGATAACAAGATGAAAAAAGTATTCACCAAGGAAGCAAAGATTGGATTAGTCTCTATTATCAGCCTGATCTTACTTTATTTCGGAATCAATTATTTGAAAGGCATTAATCTATTTAAGCCTGTAAATCACTATGAAGTTGCTTTTACGAATGTGAAAGGAGTCACAATTTCCAGCCCGGTTTATGTGGAAGGATTCAAAGTGGGTTTGGTTCGTGAGATTCGATACGATTATGAATCAAAAGATAAAATAATCGTAGACATCAGCTTGGAAGAAGAAATGAAAATAAATAAAGGAAGCTATATCAGCATCGTCAACAGTTTCTTAGGTGGAGCTGAGCTTCATATCCATTTGAACAAGTATGTTTCGGAATATTACAAACCGGGAGATACGATTGAAGGTCGGATGACAGAAGATATGATGCAATCCGTTCAGGAAGACTTGCTGCCTTCGGTAGAAGCCATGTTGCCGAAGATTGATTCCATTTTAGGCGGACTTGAAAAGATCGTAAATCATCCAGCTTTGACTCAGTCTTTGGAACATGTAGAAAAGTCTACAGCCAACTTGGAGGTTTCTACTCGCCAGTTAAATCA is part of the Parabacteroides sp. AD58 genome and harbors:
- a CDS encoding N-acetylmuramoyl-L-alanine amidase family protein — protein: MVVPVVLQAAVKDFVVVIDAGHGGKDPGARGKIINEKAINLSIALKLGKLIASKHSDVRIVYTRSTDKFVELDERAEIANRNKADLFISIHTNSVAKGNQAKGTETYTLGLARTEENLAVAMRENSAILLEDNYEQKYEGFDPNSTESYIIFEFIQNKHMQQSIALASDIQTCFASSRRDDRGVRQAGFLVLRKTSMPSVLIEVGFISNREEERYLASESGQQQLAKAISNAFDRYKREYDARQGTSFGKSWDVVEPAADDYAADFASSATDYDTDDNPPAGSEEDILRKKKARMAAQSDSKRNSEQQISNQTSSGTLYKIQILTSDKKLSANSRLFKGYEPVECVEGRRFYKYFYGSTSSYNEIKKLWRSVVKDFKDAYIVVFKDGKQVNN
- a CDS encoding MlaD family protein; amino-acid sequence: MKKVFTKEAKIGLVSIISLILLYFGINYLKGINLFKPVNHYEVAFTNVKGVTISSPVYVEGFKVGLVREIRYDYESKDKIIVDISLEEEMKINKGSYISIVNSFLGGAELHIHLNKYVSEYYKPGDTIEGRMTEDMMQSVQEDLLPSVEAMLPKIDSILGGLEKIVNHPALTQSLEHVEKSTANLEVSTRQLNQLLSSDVPVIVTNLKTITANFSDVSGELKTLDLQSTVESINATLANLKVTTEKFNSKDNTLGLLLNDRALYDNLNSTSDNASKLLLDLRENPKRYVHFSVF